The Megalobrama amblycephala isolate DHTTF-2021 linkage group LG18, ASM1881202v1, whole genome shotgun sequence genome segment ATGGGCATCGACAGCTTTCACTGCAGTGAAGCGGACGCCCCTGAACTAGGGGGGATGcagggcgaactgaatcgcatagccaagcctgatggtccgaatgagccagcgagacggactggggagcgctaaccaggctcgcagagaccgtacaagcgggaTCAGAGGGACCGTAGGCGTACCTGCAGTGGGGCAGCaaggtggaacacagggacgtGGCTCGGGAGGCTCTCTTAGCGAGGCGGCCCATAGCGGGGTCTGAGTGTGCTGTGaaacacttacctggttccacggTTGGATAGCAGGTGCAGGAGCGACTTTGGCTGGCTTCTTGAACCACGCACTGCTGCctgctggcgacagaagagggggatgagagtggaggttcttgccctcccactgctctccgagccctcttcggacccggagatggaagaaactgctcttttattgagAATTTATTGAGCTGGCTGCtgggccagcggcggaacagaaacaaaatgaaacaaaggatttaccacccggccctcccGGGGGAGGGAGCGGTGTGGTCACCACCTCCTAAAGAGCTGTCCCATCCATCTCCGGGTCGCCCGTCCTAGGGCCTCTTGCTCTTGGCTTTACCACCCTTCCTGGGGAGGGGGGGCCTGGACGGGCTGGGCATCCCACTTGCGACTGGCTCCACGGCACCGTCTGCTGCGGCGCGGGAGCAGGGGAAGCCGCAGGGGGACACCCTCAGCGAAGAGCAGGCTGAGGTGCTGCGGGCGGCGGATGATGGGCAGCAGCTGACCGACGCGGCAGGATGTAGCTGatggcctcagactgcttctgtacagccgagaactgttgggcgaagtTTTCAACCGCatcgccgaagaggccggtctgggacacgggggaattaagaAACCTTACCTCGTCGGTATCGCTCATGTCAGCCAGACACTGCCAGAGATggcgttcctggaccaccaaAGTGGACATCGCACGACCCACTGACCGCGCCGTGACCTTCGTCGCACGAAGCATGAGGTCCGTCGCAGCTTGAAGTTCCTGGAGAGAAGTGGTAAGATTCGACGAgtgcttacaggcccgggaagggagagacggctccccccgccaggtggagttagCCCTTAGCCGCTCCGCCatcaagggtggtgagggaggaggacccaccgGGACAGTttcgggcagtaaaaggtgccgtccacgtgccagtgagctcttcatgcacctccggAAAGAAAGGAACCGGGGTGGGTGGCTGAGAACCAGCATGCTCCACCCCGAGATACCAATCATCCAACCGCGAGGgttcgggacacggtggagggttccacacgAGCCCTACCCTGTTGGTGGCCCAggaaagcatagccatcatttccgggTCCGAATTGGGCACAGTGGTCACTCCCGAAGGAGACAACTGTGCCGAATCGTCATCCCCAGAAAGGTCAGGCTCAACCTCCGATGCAGCAATCGACATCTAGTCATCAGGGGAAGCTCCGAAGGATACGGGTGGTGCACACCTGTAAGATGGCCCAGCGCATTTCCCTggcagctctactggctgcAGAGTGCAGGAGGGGtgagggttcctagggggttggttccccatAGGAAGCACGCTCACCGTAATCCTCAGATCACCAGAGCCGCTACCCGAagcaaccctctgaggaggattggaACGAGGCAGTGGCACTGAGACTCCGGCCCTATGCAGGAACTGGAGTCTAGACCGCAACTCCGAGATGGTCATCTTCCCACAATGGGTACATGACTCATCCACGAACGCCGCCTCAGCATGCTTTAAGCCCAGACACACGATGCAGCGCTCGTGACCATCCCGTGGCGGCAggtaacgaccgcatccagaaacacacaagtagaatgacatctttaaaaagacacgAGTCTACTcatgtaagctctttcagggactttGCTCTTTAAGTGCCGAAGCACGCTTTAGCgaactctagaagacatgcagttagttcctggttcttcttcttctttatatggatttgtggcctaaaggtgtacagagcgccctccggctgcaagtatgaattgtatccagcactcatagtgatgatatatagaataaatatagaataaatattactcctctgtatagaaatttgacataaacatataagaatccatcaatatttctccaaatgtgcatgctttaagctaaaagcctatatgaaatgccacagaggtaacattgttcagacactttgcatcacagaaatacattatattttaaagaatataatagaataccattattttaaattgagctgagacatgattacagagggttttttcacaccctacctgactgaaaggcctcattaatatgcaagtcatttcaggtcattattatttgattcttttgtcttctcaggtgtaaatggcccattattcatgatcattcacgcctccacgcatactgtttctcttgacaaaaagtgacttacaaaaactaaatcaatatattgttttatatgaaggagtaggcagcataatttttacataattctgaagaaaaaactctagtctacaacctccaatacccagaagtcttgtgaacacagatttaatatactttttttggccttatttcagtgacttaagttttttgttttttcaataaccacgcataaacattattccttcaaaaacaaaaacatgtacatacatgttccttacatattattgtagcctagtttgtgttgaatacagtgtaatgacacttgtgtcattaatgtgtttatgaacaaatgaaaaaagcacaaatgtcagggcatgtcaaaacttctccaggccccaaatcagcctcagactccagagggttaagactACAAGCTAACTAAAGATgaccaattgagcttattcgctgtaatttacaattatttccccacggacaagttgtgtttattcagaggaagtgtgcagaaagaagtgggagagtctgggacacataaaggagcgggagagcccctctcatgacgcgaattcgcgtctgttgtgaagggattttcacGCTATTGTGTATTTTTAGGAGATTATAACGGCGCGTGCAGGGAAGGatgacacatacacacacttaaCGTGACCGCTCGTTTACTCACAGGTGTTGGAGAGAGATCACACACCGGAACTTTTTCCGGAAACACATGTAACAATGTgcatcatgggaaatgtagttaaATAACAGCATTAACAAAATACACAACATTTCCTCCCCTCTTACTCTTTGAGGTATAACACAAAGATTACAAATTAAACTGTGCCAACTGAAATCATGAATTTATAAAATGCAGTCTCTCTTTTCAACATATCTATAacatagacttttttttttttttttttttttttttttttacgtgaaCATTGAGTCTTTCATGTTGAatccttatttaaaataacaactATTTCCCTGGGAATGAGGGTAGACTACCTCAGACCCTAGCTTACCCTTAGGGGATTATTCTGCCCCGAAGCAATAAGGGTAGCCCTTAACTAAGTGTAATCCAATAAACGCTGAGGTGGACGCCGCTCCCTTACTGGATACCGGCGACCTACTGAGTTTCCATTTTCTGTCAGAACAACCGGTGACGATGGTTCTTCAACAAATGGACAATTTGAGGTCACAATAGGCTCAGTGGTGGAGACTACTGAAGTTGGCGAAGTGTCGTCTATTTGCTCGGTGACATCAGTGAATTTAGGAAGATCTGTGACTGTGCTGGCTCCACCCAGCAACTGATCAGTGTGTCTCCTCCAGGAAAGATTGTCAGCAGTCTTGACCTTGTACGACACTGGGCCCGTCTGGGCCTCCACAGTAGCCGGAACCCATTTCGGACCACTGCCATAGTTCCGGGCCAGCACTGGTGAGCCTGTTGAAAAGTTTCTGTCCTTGGCTCGCAGGTTCCTTCGCTGTACCTGACTCTTTTGTTGCCGCAAGACAGTTTCTTTGAGTGTTGCTGGCTTAAGCAGCTCAAAGCTTGTTCTGAGCTCTCTGTTGAACAACAAATACGCTGGCGACACTTTGGTAGTTGCGTGCGGAGTACTACGATAGCACAGCAAGAAGCTATGAAGGCGTTGATGAAATGTGCCCTGTCCAAGAGAAGCTTTCAAGGCATGTTTCATGGTTTGAACAAACCTCTCTGCTAACCCATTTGTTGCAGGATGGTAGGGTGATGACGTGATATGCTGTACACCATTTGCTAGTAGAAATGTGGCCATCTCGTGGGATGTAAATTGGGGGCCATTATCTGACACAAGCTGCACTGGTGATCCAAATCTACTGAAAATTTCTCCCAGCTTCTCACTGGTCTTCTCAGCTGAAGTAGATTTCATAATGGCCACCTCAGGCCACTTACTGTGTGCATCCATGACCACCAACAGCATTTTCTCCTCAACTGGGCCTGCAAAATCAACATGAATGCGATGCCATGGTTTTTCAGGATACTCCCATGGGTGCAGCGGTGCAAGTTGTGGTACATTACGTATGCGCTGGCATGAGGTACACATCCTTGCTTTTTCCTCTATTTGGCCATCCACTCCTGGCCACCAGAAGAAGCTCCTGGCAATCTCCTTCATGCGGACCATTCCACAGTGTCCTACATGCAGCTGTTTAAGCACTGGCTTACGCAAAGCCGGGGGAATAATCACTCTCCTTCCCCATAATAAGCAGCCTGACTGCACTGAAAGTTCATGACGTCGAGAGACGTATGGTTTTAGCTCCAGATCATCGTTCTCCCCTTTGCCTGTCATGACCATATCCATGACTTTTGACAGGACAGGGTCATTTCGTGTGCCCTTGCGTACTTGCGCGGCTGTCACTGGGGCCCTTTCCACCTGGCTGAAGTAAAAGATTTCAGCCACCTGTGCCTCCTTTACTCTGTCTGTGAGAGGCAACCTGGACAGACCGTCCGCATTCCCATGCAATTTCCGACTTCCGGTACTTGATGTCATAGGTGTGAGCAGATAACAACAAGGCCCACCTTTGCATCCTACTGGCAGCAAGAGAGGGAATGCCATGGTGTGGGCCAAAAATAGCCGTGAGAGGGCGATGATCGGTCAGTAACGTGAACTTCCTACCAAAAATATACTGATAAAACTTACGCACTCCAAACACAATGCTCAATGCTTCTCGCTCAATCTGAGCATAGTTTGCTTCTGCTTTGCTCAGACTCCTGGAAGCAAACGCAATTGGCCTCTCTTGACCATTAGGCATGATGTGGGACAAGACAGCTCCCACACCATAAGGGGAAGCATCGCAAGCCAGCTGGATAGGAAGAGCAGGGTCAAAATGAGTGAGGGCATTTGACCTTAAAAGTGTCTCCTTTGCTCTTATGAACGACTCCTGGCATTCAGAGGTCCACTTCCAATTATTCTCATGACACAACAGTTTGTGGAGAGGTTTCAGCAGCGTCGCGATATTTGGGATGAATCGCCCATAATAATTAAGTAAGCCGAGGAAAGACCGCAACTGGCTGACATTTTTGGGCACTGGAGCATCCACAATGGCCTTAACTTTGGATGGGGACGTATGCAGACCGGAGGCATCAATGACATGGCCTAGATACTCGACTGAAAACTggaaaaattcacatttatccTTGCGCACTCTCAATCCGTACTCTTTCAGTCTCTCGAGGGTAGCATCCAGGTGCTGTAAGTGTGACTCTTCATTCGTGCCAGTCACTAGAATGTCATCTAGATAACACACAACTCCTGGAAGTCCTGCAAGAATCTGATCCATCGCTCGCTGAAAAATGGATGGAGCCGAGGTAATTCCGAACGGTAAGCGTTTGTAACGAAATAGGCCTTTGTGTGTATTGATGGTGAGAAGTTCTCTGGACTGTTCCTCCACATGCATCTGTAGGTATGCTTGGTTGAGATCAATTTTGCTGAATTTTTGCCCTCCTGTCAGCCCAGCAAAAAGGTCATTAATGTGGGGCAAGGGGTATTGCTCTGCTGACAACACTGGATTTACAGTGACTTTAAAATCGCCGCAGATCCTTATGCCTCCATCCTTCTTTATAACTGGAACAATGGGTGTTGCCCACTTACTCACACTGACTGGTTCCAGCACACCATTCTTCACAAGTTCAGCTAAGCTCGCCTCCACTTTAGGTTTGAGTGCATATGGCAGGGGCCGGGACTTTAAGAACTTTGGCTGGCTTCCTGGCTCCACAGTCAATTTCACTTTGATTCCTTCCATGCTGCCTAACTCCTGTTTGAAAACTTCAGTGTGTTTTTGAAGAACACCTTCAAGATCCAGTGTTTTAGGTGTCACCATATGTATGGCTGGCCAGTCCACCTTGAGTTGCTCCAGCCAGGAACGACCCATCAACGAGGGGTAATCACCCACGACCACATACAAtggcagtttttttgtttgtccaTTCAGTTCAACTGTTACTTGGGTGAGTCCTTTCATGGTCACTGATTCCCCAGTATAAGTTTTAAGGACTACATCAGGTGGTTTGAGTGGCAGGTGGCTCAGCATTTCGCTGTATATCGCATCCGACACCAGCGACACAGCTGCACCAGTGTCAATCTCCATTTTCACTGGTTGTCCTTCCAGCAGCGCTGTGACCTTATAAGCCTTGGTTCCACCTGCAACGGTGAGCACATGCAAGAGAAATTCCTCATCAGATGTTTCCGTACCCTCTTTGTTTTCCTGCCCGACTGCAAATATGCGTTTCTTTTGTTTCCTTCTGAATACTGGTTTCggctgtatttttttcttttctgttttatttctacATGCACGCTCGATGTGTCCCTTTTTCTTACAGCTGCGGCATTCCGTATCCTTAAACCAGCATGAAACAGGTGAGTGTCCAGTCTTGCCACAACGGAAACATGGGCctttattttcagtttgtttttcagTCTCCATCTTGTACACTTTACTGTTTGAGCTCAATTGCTGGGCTTCCTTAGCAGCCAATTCCATAGACACACTCAGCTCAATTGCTCTTTGTAGTGTCAGGTTGCTCTCGGTTAACAGCCTTTTCTGTATGCCCTCGCAGCGGAGTCCGCATACCAATCTGTCCCGAAGTGTATCGTTGAGCACATCACCAAATTCGCAGTGTTCAGCTAATTTTTTTAGCACTGCCACAAACACTGTCACAGTTTCCCCTTCTAGCTGATTTCGTCTGTGGAACCGAAATCGCTCTGCTATTACTAAGGGTTTTGGAGAGAAATGCGCTTTAAGAGTGCTCACTATTTGATCATACGTTTTCTCTCCAGGTTTTTCTGGTTGCAGGAGGTTACGCAGTAGTGTATATGTTTTTGGTCCCATCACACTTAAAAATGTGGGTACAACTTTCTCTTCAGTAATAGCATTCGCTGCTACAAAGTACTCAAATCGTTCTGTGTAAGAACTCCACTGCTCATTGCTTTCATCAAAAGGACCCATATTTCCAAAAACTGATGCCATTTTTGCCGTTCTCTGCCGTTTAACAATCAATTCAGTCACTTATCTGAATCGTCGTCTTTCCTCCCCCTTTTTTTCAGTTCAGACGTGGATTAACAGCAGACTCGTATTATTTCGCGTTTTTCAGCGATGTCGCCGTCAAGCCGCTTCATTTCCGCATCTTCACAACACACGCAGAATAACGAGATCCTCGTCGCCACTTTATTGTGTATTTTTAGGAGATTATAACGGCGCGTGCAGGGAAGGatgacacatacacacacttaaCGTGACCGCTCGTTTACTCACAGGTGTTGGAGAGAGATCACACACCGGAACTTTTTCCGGAAACACATGTAACAATGTgcatcatgggaaatgtagttaaATAACAGCATTAACAAAATACACAACACACGCACTAATGAAGCGAATGTCATGTGCGAATGAAGTGAGTAAACTCAATATGTCCAAGCGTCCATCTACGCGTGAATAGGGCGTtttattcgcgcaagtcgcgtctggtgtgaacgcagcattagttCAATCAGGATATATTTTAGTAGCTTTTTTAaacgtacactagaaaaaaacattactggtctccatcttgagacaaaacaatggcagtgaaatattttatgtcagtGATATGTCAGTAaaagtttctttcagttaaaacagatcaaacatgcattttagtctgggactagcttaagccatgtctgtgaaaccgggggttagTCAAACTTAAAACACAGAATCCAAAAACAAAAGGCAAAACACACATATTCCTgacatgaagatattttgtaaatttccttactgtaaatatataaaaaaattatttttgtgagtggatatgcattggtaaggacttcatttggacaactttagaGACCATTTTTTCAAagttttgggggtttttttgtttgttttgtttttttgcaccctcagattctaGATTTTCAAGTAGTTGTATCTTGGCCAAATATTGTCATATCTTAACAAcaatcaatggaaagcttatttattcagctttcagacgatgtataaatctcaattttaaaaaaaaaaattacccttatgactggttttgtggtccagggtgatatttatttgttcatttcagCAATTCTGTGCAATTTTTTGTTGAAGAGTAAATAAGTAATCTCAAGACATCTTAgtacatattttacatatttccCAAATGACAAATCACTTAATATAAAGCCAAGCAACATCTTGTCATTTCCTAGTTGGGAACACACTGCTCTTCATCTGTGGATCTGTTTATTTGCCTTCTTCTGTGCTATGATATTCATTGACTGTGACTGTGATTTGAGACCACCCATTTTGTGATGGATAACATGTCTTATGCTGGGAAACTGACTCTTATGGTGCCCAGAGACTCAAAATCATATAGGCATTTATATTTCACTTGTTTTCTTTACCTCTATCTGCTTATTTTGTCAATGAATATTTGTCTTGTCATTGTAATTATAATAGAGAAATCTCTACATGAACCGATGTACATATTCTTAAGTCATCTGTGTATTAATGGGGTTTATGGAGCCTCAGGATTCTACCCTAAATTTCTGTCTGATTTAATATTGGATTCATATGTGATCTCCTCTCACATGTGTGCTCTGCAGACCTTTGTTATTTACAGCTCTTTACTGTGTGAATTTACAATATTAACAGTGATGTCATATGATAGATATGTAGCCATATGCAAACCTTTAGACTATCATTCCAAATTAACTACATTCAATTGTTTGAAATTAATTCTGTTTTCATGGATTGTACCCAACTGCGTTACAGTTACAGCAGTCCTGTTATCAAACTTGAGGCCATTTTGTAAAAATCACATTGATAAATTATATTGTGACAACTGGTCAATTGTTAAACTGTCATGTGAATCGTCTTTTGTTAATAATATCTATGGATATGTCGTTGGTGTCATATGTTGTATTTGTGCAGTTATTGTCATTGTATCCTACATTAAACTGATCTCTGCATGTAAAGCATCTTTAGAAAACAGAAGGAAATTCTGGCAAACATGTCTGCCACACATATTATCACTGATCAATTTCACTTTTGCTATGATGTTTGATTTCCTGTATAACAGATATGTTTCATATGACATTTCAGAGAGTCTGCGTCATTTTTTGGCTTTAGAATTAGTTATAGTCCCACCTGTTCTTAATCCTGTAATCTATGGGTTAAATATTAGAGCAGTGCGCAAAAGAGTTTTTATTTCACGTCTTGCAGCAAGAGAAAATGTTTCACGTGCACCAAAAAGacgtaaaatgtaattattttctgTACTTTTCTGAAAGACATgctaaaacagttgtcatgacaatgttTATAAGTAAATGTTTCACAAGCTCAAAAAGGTTTAAAACCTAACTTTCTAATGGTttatttacatacatacatttttgctGTGTTTCAGATTTTCTCAGTTGGCAAAGAATGCTGTTGATGCTacataatgcaaaaaatgttaaatgtattgatttacatttttaacagtatgcATTCTTTCATGACTATTAGTGTTAAGGTAAATCATGTGAACATAGATGATCATTTACACTGGAAATTGGCTCCATATGTCTGCTGCTATGATAATGGGTTTAGTTCTTGGCTTGCACTGTAGGTAGCTTTTGTTAAAAGCATCTGAATTGTCTTAAATTCAATGGTAAATTTGTGTTTTATCTATGTTTTAGATAAATTCCCTTATTTAAACACTGTACATTTTCTGTCTGTGCAATACGTTCTCACTCCCAACTCGTCTCATTATGGATGCTTGTTCAGGACCCCTTGTGTCACTTTTTTTATGTGTAGGATGCTCCCttgctttcttttgatatacAGTAATAATATTGCAGAACGAGTATCCCTATATATTCTTACATTGCAAAAgtcataaacatttaaatattcaaagtTGGGAAATTCCCTCCTTATAAAAAGTGTGAGCAAGTTGTTCATCTTCATTAGCAATCAGATCAATGAATAAACAAGACACCACAACATAGGTACTGCAAATGTCAAATTGctcatttattgtttaaaaaaaaaaaggtgcagGATGAGCGAGAGAGGGTGGCGACTCAGCATGAGGTTTTTGCAGAGGTTTTACACTTAATTCCTATGCAAACTGACATGCTATTAAAAAACAGTTTGGACATCAAGTggacatatactgtatataactatatactgttaaaaaaaaaaaaaaaaaaaaacttgactcTCATGAATGTGCATACAGCCGTTGctggaagccagtgattattgATTATTGAAAAAATTATGGTTtaaaaggtttttattatggatatttgcttcacttcagaaggtatttattaacccactgcagtcatatggattacttttacatgtatgatggatggatgtgttttttggagcttcaaaaactcgggcactattcaatgccattactACGGTGGTGCATTGCTGCCACATAGATATTATTTTTTCCACTCAATCATGTCATAATTacgagatattatgttgttAAAACGACATCTTTTCTAGTAAAAACGAGATTTTATGTTGTTAAAACAACATCTTTTCTCATAAAAACGAGATGTTATGTCgttaaaatgacatattttctCTTAAAAACGATATGTTATGTCGTTAAAACAACatctttttctcattaaaatgaCATATTGTATGTGATGTGTACGAAATAGCTACAGTTTTATCTGGTCTATAATAGAGAATAGATTTATAGCCTAGATCAGttcattcacatttatttgtatattaccAAAAGATTACGATGTCTAGAAAAACGTGTAGGCTATAGCAAACACTAATAAAGCATGCTATACAGAAAAATTGGTTTGTgcagaatttgatcttttaatatcacttacTAGGCTAGTGACATAGAGGGCCCTATCTTGCACACAGCGCAATTGACTTTGTACACCGACGCATGTGTAATTCCTATTTTGCACCCGCGCAAAGCGCgcttttccctccacagaagcacgtcgctaaactagtgaatgaacttgcgctccctgggcggttcagcgcaaaaaaaggaggtgtgttcaggcgcattgcccgcgcattgctattttaaggagctgaaaatagactgcgccatagaccaactcaaacctggtctaaagtcaatggcgcaatatttttttgttagagcgcgttggtagaaactgcgcctctgggcgcgtccacagtgcgcgttgactttgcttattacacacagggatgcgcatcacacaaacatgccaaatattaaaaacaaaaggattacagtgtaaaagaatattattgtgtacataaatataaaaatgtaatgatgaatagtcattgcgtgtattagaattaggctacctattttcaattcagcctattactacttataatgatgaacgaaattggctaattaattgaacaatcgtgccaatacacacacatattaactgactcatcgcgtgtacgccatgtaaatagcaatccgccatggcgcgagcgcatctcgctcttaaagggaatgggagatgacactctgattggtttatttcacgttacgcccaaaccacacctatgaataatgaagctacttcagaccaacccattttagatttgcgccgggcgcaagagccatttatcccgccgggaaaatagcaacagcgccgagacccgcccacaaagttacttgcgcttcgcgctttgacacttgcgtttcagatcgttaaaatagggccctaagcgttttctttataatggttttatatgGGAGGAAAACACAAcgtataaattaaatgaattgcgttcatattctgggctcatctgctttgctctacataatatgttttattagtatgatgtttacGGAGTTTGGTATTTTACTATCCctgtcttagtacattaagccaTGTTAAGCGCTTTCTATGAGAGGAAAACGCTTAAAATTAAACTTGCTGCGTTCAAATTCTGGGCTCAACTGATTTTCTGTACATATGGTTTATTTGTATAATGTTTACTCAGTTTGGTCTGTTAATATAACTGTCTTAGAAAGGCCaacattaagccacgttaagcgTTTTTCACAagcattttagaatgtcccGACTGGGGATTTTGAGAGAAAACCCCCCAGATAAATTGCATTGGAACACACTTGGAAACTAGgagccctattttaacgatctaattTGAACAAGTTTGAAACACATGGCGTAGGTGCACTTAGTCCAAAATctacttttgctagtttaacaatgaaaaaaatgtttggcGCATATCCAAAAGAGTTGTACCTACTCTCATAATGagtcatgtgtgtgttttgggcgtaacatgcaataaaccaatcaaagtgtcatctcccattcccttcaAAAGCCAGGTGCGCTTGCACCATGACGGACTGCTATTTAAATAGTGGAACTAACGCGCCAAAAAATACTGGGTCATTTACTtcagaacatgtttttttttttggtcaatggcgcagacgttttcagttgcctcaaaatagcaacacgccaacaatgtgcctgaacac includes the following:
- the LOC125252971 gene encoding olfactory receptor 14J1-like; translation: MDNMSYAGKLTLMVPRDSKSYRHLYFTCFLYLYLLILSMNICLVIVIIIEKSLHEPMYIFLSHLCINGVYGASGFYPKFLSDLILDSYVISSHMCALQTFVIYSSLLCEFTILTVMSYDRYVAICKPLDYHSKLTTFNCLKLILFSWIVPNCVTVTAVLLSNLRPFCKNHIDKLYCDNWSIVKLSCESSFVNNIYGYVVGVICCICAVIVIVSYIKLISACKASLENRRKFWQTCLPHILSLINFTFAMMFDFLYNRYVSYDISESLRHFLALELVIVPPVLNPVIYGLNIRAVRKRVFISRLAARENVSRAPKRRKM